The following coding sequences lie in one Planococcus lenghuensis genomic window:
- a CDS encoding helix-turn-helix domain-containing protein — MNLMLIGDADKRREKLLYTLMLSFPSHRITAYSCVPTIHQLEEIHLVLFLANDAEMAKQLDWLPPGMPIFLIEEKPIPYIDRYIERRNVKGYIQKNTSLNTLNFAIKLVLEGGSYFDPSHQPNTGGKRKVDLLEFRVFAMLSKGYPIKEVAGRMNISEEKAEKYRMNFIDMGFPMPSRNKEKAVQALRPIRQ; from the coding sequence ATGAATTTAATGCTAATCGGTGATGCTGACAAACGGCGCGAGAAGTTGTTATATACGTTGATGTTGTCATTCCCTTCTCATAGAATAACAGCTTACAGCTGTGTGCCTACAATTCATCAGCTGGAGGAAATACACCTTGTCTTATTCTTGGCAAACGATGCTGAAATGGCCAAACAACTCGACTGGCTCCCGCCGGGAATGCCGATTTTTCTTATAGAGGAAAAACCGATTCCATATATTGACCGGTATATCGAAAGACGGAATGTTAAAGGTTATATCCAGAAGAATACATCTCTAAACACTCTCAATTTTGCAATCAAACTTGTGTTGGAAGGAGGCAGCTACTTTGACCCATCTCACCAACCGAACACGGGAGGGAAACGGAAAGTCGATTTACTGGAGTTTAGGGTATTTGCCATGCTCTCGAAAGGCTATCCCATTAAAGAAGTGGCAGGCCGGATGAATATCTCGGAAGAAAAAGCGGAGAAATACCGGATGAATTTTATCGATATGGGATTTCCAATGCCATCAAGGAATAAGGAGAAGGCTGTTCAAGCTTTGCGTCCCATTCGCCAATAG
- a CDS encoding DUF2325 domain-containing protein — protein sequence MKKTTIFIVGGSQEQTYKKIGKKAGCDILFHNGKARNGGVKKAFEPMVKKADCVVVLAGACGHETMYSIKELCKANQIEVVFQKGFGASGAVNAALDRLKSVA from the coding sequence ATGAAGAAAACCACCATTTTTATCGTTGGCGGTAGCCAGGAACAGACGTACAAGAAAATCGGGAAGAAGGCAGGGTGCGATATTTTGTTCCACAATGGCAAAGCCCGGAATGGCGGAGTCAAGAAAGCGTTCGAACCGATGGTCAAGAAAGCGGATTGTGTAGTTGTGCTGGCTGGAGCTTGTGGCCACGAAACGATGTATTCCATTAAAGAACTTTGTAAAGCAAATCAGATAGAAGTCGTCTTTCAAAAAGGATTTGGCGCGAGCGGAGCGGTTAATGCTGCCCTGGACCGCCTGAAATCCGTTGCTTGA